AGGCGGACCTGCGGAAAGCGCCATGACAAGTTGAAAGAGGTCCTGCATCAGGACTTTTCCGATTTCAGCGGCCTTGAAAAGGAACTGACCGGCTACAACGCGGGGTTCTTCTGCATGGGCGT
Above is a window of Nitrospirota bacterium DNA encoding:
- a CDS encoding NAD-dependent epimerase/dehydratase family protein, which translates into the protein MKIRAIITGATGMVGEGVLHECLLHPAVESVLSISRRTCGKRHDKLKEVLHQDFSDFSGLEKELTGYNAGFFCMGV